Below is a genomic region from Paenibacillus pabuli.
CCCTGTCTCCGGCATGCTGGATAGAACACGAATGATGGACTGATTCAGACTGATCCAGAGACTTAACACCTCTTCACTTGGTGCGCTGATGTACTGTTGGCTCTCTACCCATAGGTCTTGATGATAGGGCGTTATAGACAATGGTTCGGTCTGATGCTGCATTTGGACAAACCTGCTTACATTATGAAGAGCCGAATCGCATAAATGTCCAAGAATCTGAAGACGGGACCATTTTCCTTCCATGCGTGGCTGCACAAGATCATTTGGATTCAATGCAAGAAACGAGCGAGGTACGGATTGTAGCAGAACTTTGAGCTCGGATACTGTAGTTGTAAGCATGTTGTGAACCTCTCCTTCATGTTCATATCTATTGCGGTATGACCTCTAAACTGTTGTTAATATAGCACCAATTCCCAGAACCAACTACATCAAATTATATAAAAAAACTGCCGCATTTCTGCGGCAGTTCTCGGATTCATTATTTAAACCATCGCTGGTGCTTTCACTTTCACATCCACTGGAGGCAGAGCCTGAAGGCCAGCCGAGTTCAGGAAGTTCCACGGTTTGTTGTAATGCGGTTGGAAGAAGAAGTCGATGAAGGCGAGCTCATCTACAGTCATGTTGTTCTGGATACAAACCGAGATCGTATTGATCGACTGCGTTAGATCCACCTTGGACATCACTTGTGCCCCGACAATTCGCCGTGTGGCCTGTTCGTAAATGACTTTGAGCAGCAATTTCTCCGCCGTCGGCATGAACTCTGGACGATAAGCATCTTCCAGCGTCACAGCTTCCACCACCAGACCGTCATCTGCAGCCGATGTTTCCGTCAGGCCCGTACCCGCAATATTCTGGTCGTAAATTTTAATTCCCGATGTACCCTGCGTACCCATGTAAGGGGTCGTAGGACGAACCAGGTTACGAGCTACCAGTGTACCCATTCTTACGGCATTGGTCGCGAGTGGAATGTAAGATGCCTTGCCTGTTGGATTATAGTGAATGGCACAGCTGTCACCAGCAGCGAACACGTCTTTTTGGCTCGTTTGCATATATTTATCCACAATAATTGCACCGTTCGGCAGCATATCCACCTGGCCTTTGAGCAATTCAGTATTTGGACGGAAACCGATACACAGGATCACGAGGTCCGTCTCAAATTCACCTTTGGACGTAATCACCTTCGTTACTTTGCCATTCTCTCCGGTGAACTTCTGTACGGTTTGACCCAGTGCGAGCTTGATCCCGCGTCCAGTCAGTGTGTCCTCAATGGCATCTGTAAACTCAGGGTCCAGATATTTATTGAGAATCCGATCCACACTATCGATCAAGGTGACTTCCTTGCCGTTCATTTGGAACGCTTCAACCAGCTCAACACCGATATACCCTGCTCCAACAACGGTAACGCGTTTAGCGTCTTTGGCTTTTTCGATGATGGTATTGGAGTGGTTGTAGTTCTTGCAAAGCAAGATGTTCTCCATCTCGATTCCCTCAAGTTTAGGAACTACCGGCCATGATCCTGTCGTCACAATGAGCTTGTCGAACGTGTCTTCGAATTCTTCCCCCGTTTTCAGGTTTTTAGCCTGAAGTTTATGATTTGCCGCATCCACTGCCGTAACCTCATGCAGCATCTTGGTGACTACGCCCAGCTCAGCCAGCTGGTTTGGCGAAGAGTAGAACAATCCATCCGGATCCTTCACGACCCCACCGACATAAAGGGCAATACCGCAAGACAGGAAGGAAATGTTGTCATTCCGCTCATAAACTGTGATGGTAGCGTCCGGATACAATTTGGCGGTATTCACGATGGCTGCGGTTCCTGCATGTGTACATCCGATAACTGCGATTTTCATAATAAAGGTCCCCCTTGGAGTTATAAAATATAAACCGTGCTTCATTTATCAGTTTGTTGCGCTTGATTCCATAAAAATTTAAAGCGATTATGGTTCAACTTACTTGTGAATATATTCACTAATCAAACTAAACGTTTTTGTGAAAATATTCACTACTAACTCAATGTCTTTGTGATTTATTTCACTTCATGCACTCATTATAATGTGATCTTTTTCACATTACAAGTGTTTTCTTAAAAATAATTAAAAAATATGATATCGCCCCTGCGGACGACCCGTTGCTCCTACCTCTAAGACCTATTGTCCCCTGACCCGTACCTGTTTATGCTATCGAAAACTTTTGGAGAAAACAGGCCTTCATGATCGCTGGATATTAGACTGGCGGTCGATCTCTGAGTTAAAACAAATATAAAATTTATAGCTTACGGTTGATTTTTATATTGGAAAGCGCTTACAATAGTTTTGAACCTTTATTTGGATTTTATATGTATACACTACCAATTTCTGTTGGGAGGCGTTCATTTGAAGAAACGTTCAGTCTCTGTTTCATTAAGTCTTGTTCCTGTCACTGCGATTATCGCCATGTTGACTGCAGACATAGCCAGACCCGTGGTTGCTTTTGCCGATTCCCCGCCCGTCACCATTAAAACCGAAGTGCTATCCTCCAAAAACTCCACAGGAGTTGATGTATCTTCACTGCTGAATAAGTTCAGGGATTACAGCGTTTTCTCTACGGGCGACCTAACCAAGGACACCGCATATGCGCTGAACATTGTATCCTGGCAGCTGCCGCATGGCGGATTCTTCAAAGCCATGGAGGAGAAGTACAAGTCTTCATGGGACGGGGTAACGCCGCGTTCGGAATGGAAGGACCCCAAAGGCGTAGAACTCGGTACGTTTGATAATGATGCAACCACAACAGAGATCCGCTTCCTGGCTGATATGTATGAAAAAACGGGTAACCCCCTCTTCCGGGACAGTGTCCGTAAAGCGGTGGATTTTATCCTGGTCTCCCAATATCCATCAGGCGGATGGCCTCAGGTCTATCCACAGCGGAGCAATTACTCCGACAGCGTTACGTATAATGACAATGCCATGGTTCGAACCATGGTGCTCTTGGATGATATCATTGAGAAGCGTAAAGGCTTTAACAACGATATTTTAAGTGAGGATACACGGTCGAAACTGACGGCAGCCCTGGATCAAGGGATTGCGTACACACTGAAAGCTCAAATTAAAAACGGCGGCTTGCCTACAGTTTGGGGTGCCCAGCATGACCCAGTAACCTATGCGCCTGTATCCGGCAGAGCCTATGAACTGCCCTCCAAATCAGGGTCCGAATCCGTAGCCATCACGGCTTTCCTCATGTCCAGGCCACAGACACCCGAGATTGAACGAGCAGCCAAGAGCGCCCTCCGCTGGTTTGATCAGGTCCGAGAGGATGGAACCAAATATAATCGTCAGGGTCCCGTGTATTTCGAGCCTGACCCGTCCAGTGTGATCTGGCACCGTTTCTACAATGTAGATGAAGATGTCCCCTTCTACGCAGACCGCGATGGCAAGAAGTATATGGATATTATGGACATCAGCGAAGAGAGGCGGAACGGCTATTCCTGGGCAGGAAACTATGCCCGTAATCTCCTGCAGCTTGCCTCGGATCAGGGATATTACAATTTAAGCAAACCGCTGCCGTAAAACCTCCTAGTTAAAAAAATAAGCATTAAAAAAGCCTGTCCTCCAACAATGGAGGCAGGCTTGATCTGTTCTATTTCTTTATCCCAGCAGCTTCTCAATCTCTGCAGTCATGGCTTCAGGAGACTCTTTGGGTTCAAAACGTCCCACCACTTCACCTTCACGATTAACCAGGAATTTGGTGAAATTCCACTGAATCGTGTCGTCCTCAGCTGCCCCTGGCTGCTGCTCGCGAAGATACTGGAACAATGGATGCGCATCCTCACCGTTCACGTCCACTTTGGCGAATACAGGGAAGTTAACACCATAGTTTACTTGACAGAAGGATTCGGCTTCCTCGCTTGTACCCGGCTCCTGTCCTCCAAACTGATTACAAGGGAAACCCAGTACAACCAGGCCCTGATCGCGGTAACGATCATACAGCTTCTGCAGCTCTCCATATTGCGGAGTCAATCCACATTTGCTGGCCGTATTGGCGATGACAAGTACTTTACCTTGGTACAGATCCAGTGATACTTCCTGATTGGCTGGCGTTACAGCCTGATACGAATATACGGACATGACTGATTCCTCCCATGATCGATTTTGGTTTTTGGACAGCTGTCATTTCATTACCTTGCAACTTCACAACGTAATACAGCGCCTGTCTCCATATTATAAACCTGTGCTAACCAATTACCAAGTTCATCCTCAGGTCCTTTTGCATGTTATCCGGACTTAGCTGCCCGAATGTCATCATAACGTTTCTGCCGC
It encodes:
- a CDS encoding DinB family protein produces the protein MLTTTVSELKVLLQSVPRSFLALNPNDLVQPRMEGKWSRLQILGHLCDSALHNVSRFVQMQHQTEPLSITPYHQDLWVESQQYISAPSEEVLSLWISLNQSIIRVLSSMPETGESPTCILPDGSVVTMEWLAQDYVQHLKHHLQQIFGEHHNLGTE
- a CDS encoding FAD-dependent oxidoreductase; amino-acid sequence: MKIAVIGCTHAGTAAIVNTAKLYPDATITVYERNDNISFLSCGIALYVGGVVKDPDGLFYSSPNQLAELGVVTKMLHEVTAVDAANHKLQAKNLKTGEEFEDTFDKLIVTTGSWPVVPKLEGIEMENILLCKNYNHSNTIIEKAKDAKRVTVVGAGYIGVELVEAFQMNGKEVTLIDSVDRILNKYLDPEFTDAIEDTLTGRGIKLALGQTVQKFTGENGKVTKVITSKGEFETDLVILCIGFRPNTELLKGQVDMLPNGAIIVDKYMQTSQKDVFAAGDSCAIHYNPTGKASYIPLATNAVRMGTLVARNLVRPTTPYMGTQGTSGIKIYDQNIAGTGLTETSAADDGLVVEAVTLEDAYRPEFMPTAEKLLLKVIYEQATRRIVGAQVMSKVDLTQSINTISVCIQNNMTVDELAFIDFFFQPHYNKPWNFLNSAGLQALPPVDVKVKAPAMV
- the pelA gene encoding pectate lyase, giving the protein MKKRSVSVSLSLVPVTAIIAMLTADIARPVVAFADSPPVTIKTEVLSSKNSTGVDVSSLLNKFRDYSVFSTGDLTKDTAYALNIVSWQLPHGGFFKAMEEKYKSSWDGVTPRSEWKDPKGVELGTFDNDATTTEIRFLADMYEKTGNPLFRDSVRKAVDFILVSQYPSGGWPQVYPQRSNYSDSVTYNDNAMVRTMVLLDDIIEKRKGFNNDILSEDTRSKLTAALDQGIAYTLKAQIKNGGLPTVWGAQHDPVTYAPVSGRAYELPSKSGSESVAITAFLMSRPQTPEIERAAKSALRWFDQVREDGTKYNRQGPVYFEPDPSSVIWHRFYNVDEDVPFYADRDGKKYMDIMDISEERRNGYSWAGNYARNLLQLASDQGYYNLSKPLP
- a CDS encoding glutathione peroxidase yields the protein MSVYSYQAVTPANQEVSLDLYQGKVLVIANTASKCGLTPQYGELQKLYDRYRDQGLVVLGFPCNQFGGQEPGTSEEAESFCQVNYGVNFPVFAKVDVNGEDAHPLFQYLREQQPGAAEDDTIQWNFTKFLVNREGEVVGRFEPKESPEAMTAEIEKLLG